The window CGGTCTGCACGCCGGACATCTACGTCTACGGCCCCGACCGCCGGCTCGCGTACCACGGCCGCATCGACGACAACTGGAAGGAGCCGGACAAGGTGACGCGCCGCGAGCTCAAGGAGGCGATCGAGGCGCTCCTCGAGGGTCGGCGGCCGTCGGCCGATCAGAAGCCGACGATCGGCTGCTCGATCAAGTGGAAGAAGTCCTGACGCGGGACGCGTCGCGCCGACGCTCGGCGTTCAGCGCTCAGCGCATGCCGGACGCGCGCGCGAGCGGCACCTGCGCGGGCTCGGTGTAGATCGCTTCGCGCGTCGTCGGCACGGCGCGCACGCCGGGCTCGAGCTTGGCGCCGAGGATCTGGTGCAGGTTGATGCTCGCCTGCTCGAAGCCGAGCGAGGACGCCGTCAAGTAGAGCAGCCAGGTGCGGTACTTGCGCTCGCCGACGAGCTTGATCGCCGCGTCCTGGTTGGCCTTCAGGCGCTCGGCCCAGTGCCGGCAGGTGCGCGCGTAGTGCGCCCGCAGGCTCTCGACGTCCACCACCTCGAAGTGCGCGTCCTCCATCACCGACGCGATGTGGCTCACGTTGGTCAGCTCGCCGTTCGGGAAGACGTGCTCGATCAGGAAGTCCCACTGCGGCGTCTTCTTCCAGTAGCGGTTGCGCGTGATGCCGTGGTTGAGGAACAGCCCGCCCGGCTTGAGCAGCCCGTAGACCTCGTCGAAGTACGAGCGGTAGTTCGCGACGCCGACGTGCTCGATGATGCCGATCGCTGAAATTTTGTCGTACGGCTGCTCGTTGCCCAGGTCGCGGTAGTCGCGGTACTCGACGCGGCACACCTGCGAGAGGCCTTCGCGCGCGATCCAGTCCTGCGCGAACTTCGCCTGCTCCTTCGACAGCGTCACGCCGAGCGCCTGCACGCC is drawn from Candidatus Binatia bacterium and contains these coding sequences:
- a CDS encoding cyclopropane-fatty-acyl-phospholipid synthase family protein; the protein is MSKDREFDAKAIEHHYDLSNEFYALFLDPMMVYTCAYYRTPDGDLAQAQRDKLDLVCRKLRLQPGERFLDIGCGWGSLVIWAAKHYGVQALGVTLSKEQAKFAQDWIAREGLSQVCRVEYRDYRDLGNEQPYDKISAIGIIEHVGVANYRSYFDEVYGLLKPGGLFLNHGITRNRYWKKTPQWDFLIEHVFPNGELTNVSHIASVMEDAHFEVVDVESLRAHYARTCRHWAERLKANQDAAIKLVGERKYRTWLLYLTASSLGFEQASINLHQILGAKLEPGVRAVPTTREAIYTEPAQVPLARASGMR